TCGATTATCTGCAGGGTTATTACTTTGGTGAGCCTAAGCGATTGTTTTAGTTATTAAAACTAATGGGTTCTCATGCCGGCTGGCTTCGAAAATGCTCAATCACCATTGATGTCTGCTTTGTGGTGGAATAAGTGATGTCTAACTAACGTCACATTATTTATAAGACGATTGTAAGTATTCCGTGCAAGCCTTATCTATAATAAGCACAATAACAAATCATTAACCTAGCGATTAATGTGAATATGCAGTCGACTTCTCTCCTGATACAAGACATTGAGCAAACCCAACGTGAATTGGAAAAGATAGATTTTCATCAACACGAAAGCCTACTAATTCAGGTGTTTTCGTCTTTCGAGAAGGGTTCTGTTGCGGCTGCCTGCCAAGTGATTCAATCGACTTTCCCCAATGCCAAACTGATTGGTTGCAGTGCTAACCACTACATCAGCCAAGGCGTCATCCTGCACCAAGGTCTTTATCTGATTGTTACCCGTTTTGACGCGACGTCTTACTCTTGTGGTGTTGTCGAATATAGCGAGCAACCATTGGTCGATAGCCACGCTATGTGGCAACAGCTTGAGTGCAATGATAATACTCAAAGCATCATCTGTTTCGCAGACCGCTTGCAGATAAATAACCGAGTTCTATTTTCAGCGTTTGAGCAGTCGAGATATTTATTACCTATCTGTGGTGGTGCATCGACCATCACAGATAATGGACGATGGGTGATGCTAAACGGTATTTGCTATGAAAATGCCTATGTGATGTTGGCGCTGCACAGTGCAGAGCTATCCATCACTAAAGGTTATTTCACTGAATGGAACCCTATTGGCCGGACTTTCCGAGTGACAGGAGCCCAAGATAACTGGTTGGTTGAATTGGATGGTATACCTGTTCGTGAGCTCTACAATCGTTACCTCGCTGATGGCCTTGAATTGCCTTTTGAGCAACTGCATAATTTTCCTTTGATGGTTGGTGATCCGAAAGAGCAAAGGATTCACTTACCGCTCAAGGTGACGGAATATGGAGAGATAGAGTTCAGTGGCCAATTCCAAGTGGGTGATGAGGTCCGGTTTTGTTATGACCATCCCTCATTGACCCTGGAGCAGGTCCGACTGGGGGTTCAACAGCTTGCCTCTCATAAGCCGGAACAGTTTTTTATCTATAACTGTATCTCTCGCATCGACTTTATTGATGGCAACCAAGAGGTTGAGGTTTTCCAGAAGCTGGCCGACAGCTATGGCGTGTACTGCATGGGAGAACTCTATCAAGAGAATGATCAACAGCGAATCTTGCACCATAGCCTCACTTACCTCGCATTAAGAGAAGGCGAGGGTAAGGTAGTATTGCCATTAGATACACAACCCGCGACCAATATATCCCCTCTGTTTTCATTGATCCGAAATGCACTGCTTGATGTCGATGACATGAACAACAGCATGGCGAGTAAGATTCAGCAACAAGCTACCGCATTAACGGCGAGCTACCGAATTGATCACCGTACTGGCTTGCCTAATCGAAGTGTATTGCGTGAGAAGCTGTCGAAGATGAGCAGTGATAGCCACTTGTTAGCTTTGAAGGTCACGACCTTTGGTCAGATCAATGAAAAGTACGGCTATCGAGTGGGTGACAAGCTTCTGCATGACTTGAGTGAGTATTTTCAAAAGGCGCTGTGGCAGTTCTTTGATGAGGGATGTCAGCTCTACAGTATCGGTATTGGTGAGTGGGCAGTGGTGTTCGATAGCTGGGCGAGCCAAGAACATATTCATCAGCGATTCTCGGAGTTTGCCGATCAAACCGAGCATGTAAATTTCGAACCTACAGGTTTACCCGATATTGATTACTTGTCGGTGTCTATCTGTGCGGGTATTGCTAGCCGTCGAGATTTCCCAACGACCTCTATTGATGACTTATTATTGAAGGCGATTGATGCGAGGCGCAGTGCCGTCAGCCAGAATAAACACTTAGTGAGTGCTAAGACGTTAATTCAACTGGAGAAGCATCGCCAAGAACAACTTGGTTGGTTGTCGTGCGTGAGTCGTGCTGTGCTTAATCAGAATATTGTGGCGTGTTCTCAACCGATTGTTTCGGCGCATAGCCATCAGGTAGAGAGCTACGAGTG
This region of Vibrio sp. BS-M-Sm-2 genomic DNA includes:
- a CDS encoding EAL domain-containing protein codes for the protein MQSTSLLIQDIEQTQRELEKIDFHQHESLLIQVFSSFEKGSVAAACQVIQSTFPNAKLIGCSANHYISQGVILHQGLYLIVTRFDATSYSCGVVEYSEQPLVDSHAMWQQLECNDNTQSIICFADRLQINNRVLFSAFEQSRYLLPICGGASTITDNGRWVMLNGICYENAYVMLALHSAELSITKGYFTEWNPIGRTFRVTGAQDNWLVELDGIPVRELYNRYLADGLELPFEQLHNFPLMVGDPKEQRIHLPLKVTEYGEIEFSGQFQVGDEVRFCYDHPSLTLEQVRLGVQQLASHKPEQFFIYNCISRIDFIDGNQEVEVFQKLADSYGVYCMGELYQENDQQRILHHSLTYLALREGEGKVVLPLDTQPATNISPLFSLIRNALLDVDDMNNSMASKIQQQATALTASYRIDHRTGLPNRSVLREKLSKMSSDSHLLALKVTTFGQINEKYGYRVGDKLLHDLSEYFQKALWQFFDEGCQLYSIGIGEWAVVFDSWASQEHIHQRFSEFADQTEHVNFEPTGLPDIDYLSVSICAGIASRRDFPTTSIDDLLLKAIDARRSAVSQNKHLVSAKTLIQLEKHRQEQLGWLSCVSRAVLNQNIVACSQPIVSAHSHQVESYECLVRIEEDGQLIAPGKFLPIIEGTHLYTRLSRQMITRTFDFMSQRTDSFSINLAPQDFSNEKTILHLEQAIKKISHPQRIGLEVLETEQIQDYGRLIEVCNHFRDLGVNIIVDDFGSGYSNIDEILKLEPQVIKLDGSLIRNIDTDKKQRKIAQQLVSLCQILNAKTVAEFVHNEQVCRIAEDMGVDYLQGYYFGQPQRLF